AATTTATTAGAATTAGCGTCAATTCGTGCAGATTAGCGGTTCTATAAAATAGCCAGCCTATTTAAATGTTTTTAATCGTTTGCGCAGCATGATTAGTGTTTCGCGCGAAACGCGCGCGCCAACTCGCGATCGGAGTCGCGTTTGGCAATGGCCTGGCGTTTGTCATATTGCTTCTTGCCTTTTGCCAGGGCCAACTCCACTTTCACTTTGCCGTTTTTGAAGTACAGTTGCAGCGGCACCAGCGTCAAGCCGGTTTCTTTGGTTTTGCCGATGAGGCGCCGGATTTCGTTGCGGTGCAGCAGCAGCTTGCGGTCGCGCTCAGGGTCGTGATTGTTGATATTGCCGTGCGAATACGGACTGATATGCACGCCATAAAGCCAAAGTTCTTCCTCATGCAC
This genomic interval from Cytophagia bacterium CHB2 contains the following:
- the smpB gene encoding SsrA-binding protein SmpB, with product MKATEGRKLIAQNRKARHDYDILATYEAGIVLHGTEVKSLRDGRANLKDSYAAVHEEELWLYGVHISPYSHGNINNHDPERDRKLLLHRNEIRRLIGKTKETGLTLVPLQLYFKNGKVKVELALAKGKKQYDKRQAIAKRDSDRELARAFRAKH